The Channa argus isolate prfri chromosome 14, Channa argus male v1.0, whole genome shotgun sequence genome includes a window with the following:
- the armc6 gene encoding armadillo repeat-containing protein 6 isoform X1, whose translation MAKRRITQETFDAAVKENMEEFDMNPDEALKDAVEQFESQGVDLTCIVKAVSAVSSDENQEEQIHEVLQALHSLQIGKDVTEVMADIKRFTEQCSIGFAQRYLAAQKDAYPTILSYCKKSMEEQEALLSSLCALTALTDGQPDLLDADGQQFLLDVLKKYKTDPTVTRVAICAVRHCCLKHEQNRQDLVKRGVLPLLIGAITQQSGSAELVKDVSAALRVMTYDDDVRVAFGQAHEHAKIIVLENNGLKVLIEAAKAHLNNMSVVSEICATLSRLAVRNEFCQDICDLGGLKLMIKLLGDSYESAELVRQVLCAIRAVAGNDDVKDAVVNADGVQLIVTAMNRHMTNSAVCEQGCACLSVLALRKPNNCSVIMENGGALAAIQSMKSHTDAVNVQKQACMLLRNLVSHMQNYSQPILEMGAEALIAQALKTHKDCGDVGKAALRDLGCQVELRELWTGKHGSLAN comes from the exons ATGGCAAAACGGAGGATCACACAGGAAACTTTTGATGCTGCAGTCAAGGAAAACATGGAAGAGTTTGATATGAATCCTGATGAAGCTTTGAAGGACGCTGTGGAACAGTTTGAGTCTCAAG GTGTGGATCTTACTTGTATAGTAAAAGCTGTATCAGCTGTATCATCTGATGAAAACCAAGAAGAGCAAATCCATGAGGTCTTACAG GCTTTACATTCCCTTCAAATTGGTAAAGACGTAACAGAAGTAATGGCAGACATAAAACGCTTCACTGAGCAGTGTTCAATTGGGTTTGCCCAGAGATATCTGGCTGCCCAAAAAGATGCCTACCCCACCATCCTTTCTTATTGCAAAAAGAGTATGGAGGAGCAAGAAGCTCTGCTATCCTCCTTGTGTGCTCTGACTGCATTGACAGATGGACAACCAGACCTGTTGGATGCAGATGGACAGCAGTTCCTTTTGGATGTCCTTAAGAAGTACAAGACAGATCCCACTGTGACACGTGTAGCCATCTGTGCTGTACGTCACTGCTGTTTAAAACACGAACAAAACAGGCAAGATCTGGTCAAACGTGGAGTACTGCCACTGCTGATTGGTGCTATTACACAACAGAGTGGAAGTGCAGAGCTGGTGAAGGACGTGTCTGCGGCTCTTAGAGTCATGACGTATGACGATGATGTCCGTGTTGCATTTGGGCAGGCTCATGAGCATGCAAAGATTATTGTTCTAGAAAACAATGGACTGAAGGTTTTAATTGAGGCTGCAAAAG CACACCTTAACAATATGTCAGTTGTAAGTGAGATTTGTGCAACCTTGTCGCGTCTGGCTGTAAGAAATGAGTTCTGTCAAGACATCTGTGATCTGGGAGGATTAAAACTCATGATAAAGTTGCTTGGAGACAGCTATGAGTCAGCG GAGCTGGTTAGGCAAGTCCTATGCGCAATACGGGCTGTAGCAGGAAACGATGATGTCAAAGATGCAGTTGTTAATGCTGATGGAGTTCAGCTCATTGTAACTGCCATGAACAGACACATGACTAATTCAGCT GTGTGTGAGCAGGGATGTGCATGCCTATCAGTCCTTGCTTTACGTAAACCGAACAACTGCAGTGTCATCATGGAGAATGGTGGTGCCTTAGCTGCTATACAGTCTATGAAGTCACATACAGATGCAGTTAATGTACAG AAACAGGCATGTATGCTGTTGAGAAACCTGGTTTCACATATGCAGAACTACAGCCAACCAATCCTAGAGATGGGAGCAGAGGCCCTGATAGCCCAGGCATTAAAGACCCATAAAGACTGTGGGGATGTGGGTAAAGCAGCTCTCAGAGATCTGGGATGCCAGGTGGAGCTTCGAGAGCTGTGGACCGGCAAACATGGCAGCCTCGCCAACTGA
- the armc6 gene encoding armadillo repeat-containing protein 6 isoform X2, giving the protein MAMHALQVETIDYLSCRCCSVDLTCIVKAVSAVSSDENQEEQIHEVLQALHSLQIGKDVTEVMADIKRFTEQCSIGFAQRYLAAQKDAYPTILSYCKKSMEEQEALLSSLCALTALTDGQPDLLDADGQQFLLDVLKKYKTDPTVTRVAICAVRHCCLKHEQNRQDLVKRGVLPLLIGAITQQSGSAELVKDVSAALRVMTYDDDVRVAFGQAHEHAKIIVLENNGLKVLIEAAKAHLNNMSVVSEICATLSRLAVRNEFCQDICDLGGLKLMIKLLGDSYESAELVRQVLCAIRAVAGNDDVKDAVVNADGVQLIVTAMNRHMTNSAVCEQGCACLSVLALRKPNNCSVIMENGGALAAIQSMKSHTDAVNVQKQACMLLRNLVSHMQNYSQPILEMGAEALIAQALKTHKDCGDVGKAALRDLGCQVELRELWTGKHGSLAN; this is encoded by the exons ATGGCTATGCATGCGTTGCAGGTGGAAACAATTGATTATCTAAGCTGTAGATGCTGCA GTGTGGATCTTACTTGTATAGTAAAAGCTGTATCAGCTGTATCATCTGATGAAAACCAAGAAGAGCAAATCCATGAGGTCTTACAG GCTTTACATTCCCTTCAAATTGGTAAAGACGTAACAGAAGTAATGGCAGACATAAAACGCTTCACTGAGCAGTGTTCAATTGGGTTTGCCCAGAGATATCTGGCTGCCCAAAAAGATGCCTACCCCACCATCCTTTCTTATTGCAAAAAGAGTATGGAGGAGCAAGAAGCTCTGCTATCCTCCTTGTGTGCTCTGACTGCATTGACAGATGGACAACCAGACCTGTTGGATGCAGATGGACAGCAGTTCCTTTTGGATGTCCTTAAGAAGTACAAGACAGATCCCACTGTGACACGTGTAGCCATCTGTGCTGTACGTCACTGCTGTTTAAAACACGAACAAAACAGGCAAGATCTGGTCAAACGTGGAGTACTGCCACTGCTGATTGGTGCTATTACACAACAGAGTGGAAGTGCAGAGCTGGTGAAGGACGTGTCTGCGGCTCTTAGAGTCATGACGTATGACGATGATGTCCGTGTTGCATTTGGGCAGGCTCATGAGCATGCAAAGATTATTGTTCTAGAAAACAATGGACTGAAGGTTTTAATTGAGGCTGCAAAAG CACACCTTAACAATATGTCAGTTGTAAGTGAGATTTGTGCAACCTTGTCGCGTCTGGCTGTAAGAAATGAGTTCTGTCAAGACATCTGTGATCTGGGAGGATTAAAACTCATGATAAAGTTGCTTGGAGACAGCTATGAGTCAGCG GAGCTGGTTAGGCAAGTCCTATGCGCAATACGGGCTGTAGCAGGAAACGATGATGTCAAAGATGCAGTTGTTAATGCTGATGGAGTTCAGCTCATTGTAACTGCCATGAACAGACACATGACTAATTCAGCT GTGTGTGAGCAGGGATGTGCATGCCTATCAGTCCTTGCTTTACGTAAACCGAACAACTGCAGTGTCATCATGGAGAATGGTGGTGCCTTAGCTGCTATACAGTCTATGAAGTCACATACAGATGCAGTTAATGTACAG AAACAGGCATGTATGCTGTTGAGAAACCTGGTTTCACATATGCAGAACTACAGCCAACCAATCCTAGAGATGGGAGCAGAGGCCCTGATAGCCCAGGCATTAAAGACCCATAAAGACTGTGGGGATGTGGGTAAAGCAGCTCTCAGAGATCTGGGATGCCAGGTGGAGCTTCGAGAGCTGTGGACCGGCAAACATGGCAGCCTCGCCAACTGA
- the armc6 gene encoding armadillo repeat-containing protein 6 isoform X3: MADIKRFTEQCSIGFAQRYLAAQKDAYPTILSYCKKSMEEQEALLSSLCALTALTDGQPDLLDADGQQFLLDVLKKYKTDPTVTRVAICAVRHCCLKHEQNRQDLVKRGVLPLLIGAITQQSGSAELVKDVSAALRVMTYDDDVRVAFGQAHEHAKIIVLENNGLKVLIEAAKAHLNNMSVVSEICATLSRLAVRNEFCQDICDLGGLKLMIKLLGDSYESAELVRQVLCAIRAVAGNDDVKDAVVNADGVQLIVTAMNRHMTNSAVCEQGCACLSVLALRKPNNCSVIMENGGALAAIQSMKSHTDAVNVQKQACMLLRNLVSHMQNYSQPILEMGAEALIAQALKTHKDCGDVGKAALRDLGCQVELRELWTGKHGSLAN; this comes from the exons ATGGCAGACATAAAACGCTTCACTGAGCAGTGTTCAATTGGGTTTGCCCAGAGATATCTGGCTGCCCAAAAAGATGCCTACCCCACCATCCTTTCTTATTGCAAAAAGAGTATGGAGGAGCAAGAAGCTCTGCTATCCTCCTTGTGTGCTCTGACTGCATTGACAGATGGACAACCAGACCTGTTGGATGCAGATGGACAGCAGTTCCTTTTGGATGTCCTTAAGAAGTACAAGACAGATCCCACTGTGACACGTGTAGCCATCTGTGCTGTACGTCACTGCTGTTTAAAACACGAACAAAACAGGCAAGATCTGGTCAAACGTGGAGTACTGCCACTGCTGATTGGTGCTATTACACAACAGAGTGGAAGTGCAGAGCTGGTGAAGGACGTGTCTGCGGCTCTTAGAGTCATGACGTATGACGATGATGTCCGTGTTGCATTTGGGCAGGCTCATGAGCATGCAAAGATTATTGTTCTAGAAAACAATGGACTGAAGGTTTTAATTGAGGCTGCAAAAG CACACCTTAACAATATGTCAGTTGTAAGTGAGATTTGTGCAACCTTGTCGCGTCTGGCTGTAAGAAATGAGTTCTGTCAAGACATCTGTGATCTGGGAGGATTAAAACTCATGATAAAGTTGCTTGGAGACAGCTATGAGTCAGCG GAGCTGGTTAGGCAAGTCCTATGCGCAATACGGGCTGTAGCAGGAAACGATGATGTCAAAGATGCAGTTGTTAATGCTGATGGAGTTCAGCTCATTGTAACTGCCATGAACAGACACATGACTAATTCAGCT GTGTGTGAGCAGGGATGTGCATGCCTATCAGTCCTTGCTTTACGTAAACCGAACAACTGCAGTGTCATCATGGAGAATGGTGGTGCCTTAGCTGCTATACAGTCTATGAAGTCACATACAGATGCAGTTAATGTACAG AAACAGGCATGTATGCTGTTGAGAAACCTGGTTTCACATATGCAGAACTACAGCCAACCAATCCTAGAGATGGGAGCAGAGGCCCTGATAGCCCAGGCATTAAAGACCCATAAAGACTGTGGGGATGTGGGTAAAGCAGCTCTCAGAGATCTGGGATGCCAGGTGGAGCTTCGAGAGCTGTGGACCGGCAAACATGGCAGCCTCGCCAACTGA